In Micropterus dolomieu isolate WLL.071019.BEF.003 ecotype Adirondacks linkage group LG17, ASM2129224v1, whole genome shotgun sequence, one genomic interval encodes:
- the nup88 gene encoding nucleoporin 88: protein MAAFSGERWLNDLPNHAIFRNIREKLDLEANANERGVAKNLTFCLGGDFFVWDDADRVFYTTNLRQLNSDESRSSGNYQALLCINPPLFEVCQVLLSPTQHHVALVGQRGVSVLELPQRWGKRSEFEGGRSEINCKTIPVAERFFTSSPSVKLRQAAWYPSETDEPHLVLLTSDNTIRFYGLKSPQTLTKVLPVSQSEDDSSVHHPVRSYAASLGEIAVAFDFGPISSPHRKLAAQCSKEQLVYPLYILYENGETYVSYTSQANGVSLSKPVGPLPMYPAAEDNYGYDACAILCLPCVPSILVIATETGTLYHCVVLESDEEDETGAVEKWIQGTEAVPALYVFECVELELTLKVATGEDEEPQEFDFTCPIRLHRDPLCEHRYHCTHEAGVHSVGLIWVNKLQKFLRSDEEDKDSIQELAAEKRCIVEHILCTRPLLTNRSAPIRGFLIVSDLSLGATMICITSTYECILLPLLSSIRPPSPPLLCSHPGPGSGSSPLRGLADDSFEQHIRNILVRSSTNPLVLKAGDKDTSPPPPECLQLLSRATQVFHEEYILKQDMAREEMQRRVKLLTGQKKKQLEELALCREERMSLREAAERLADKYEDAKYRQETIMNRVKKVLGSLQSQLPILSNSEKDMKRELQTIGDQLKHLDNLIRQVKMKMEYQKKQVDKDVPAARTTVSLNAHQKKVVQDVLREQGQQIGDMMKQIKDIKNHFSF, encoded by the coding sequence ATGGCGGCATTCAGCGGTGAACGATGGCTAAATGATTTACCAAATCATGCAATTTTCAGAAACATACGAGAGAAGTTGGACTTGGAAGCTAACGCAAATGAAAGGGGGGTCGCTAAAAACCTTACCTTTTGTTTGGGTGGGGACTTTTTCGTGTGGGACGACGCCGACCGCGTGTTTTACACGACCAACTTGCGACAGCTAAACTCGGATGAGAGTCGCAGTAGCGGGAACTATCAAGCATTGCTGTGCATTAACCCTCCTCTTTTCGAAGTGTGCCAAGTGCTGCTAAGTCCAACGCAGCACCATGTCGCGCTCGTCGGGCAGCGAGGCGTCTCGGTGCTGGAGCTCCCTCAGCGGTGGGGCAAGAGGTCCGAGTTCGAGGGAGGAAGGAGCGAAATCAACTGCAAGACCATCCCGGTGGCAGAGCGCTTCTTCACCAGCTCACCGTCAGTGAAACTGCGGCAGGCGGCTTGGTACCCCAGCGAGACCGATGAGCCCCACTTGGTGCTGCTCACATCCGACAACACCATCAGGTTTTACGGCTTGAAGTCGCCCCAGACGCTGACCAAAGTCCTGCCAGTGTCGCAGTCGGAAGATGACAGCAGCGTCCATCATCCAGTCCGTTCATATGCAGCATCTCTAGGCGAGATAGCAGTGGCGTTTGACTTTGGGCCGATTTCTTCCCCCCATCGGAAGCTGGCAGCACAGTGCTCCAAAGAACAGCTGGTCTACCCTCTGTACATCCTCTACGAAAATGGGGAGACGTATGTGAGCTACACGAGCCAGGCAAACGGCGTGAGTCTAAGTAAACCCGTTGGACCCCTTCCGATGTATCCTGCAGCAGAGGATAACTATGGCTATGATGCTTGTGCCATTCTCTGCCTGCCATGTGTGCCCAGCATCCTGGTCATCGCTACTGAAACAGGCACGCTGTATCACTGTGTGGTGCTGGAGTCTGATGAAGAGGATGAGACAGGGGCAGTGGAGAAGTGGATCCAGGGAACAGAGGCAGTGCCTGCTCTCTATGTATTTGAGTGTGTTGAGCTAGAGCTCACCCTTAAAGTAGCCACAGGAGAGGATGAGGAGCCTCAAGAGTTTGATTTCACCTGTCCAATCAGACTGCACAGAGACCCCCTGTGTGAGCACAGGTATCACTGCACCCACGAAGCAGGAGTGCACAGTGTGGGGCTAATCTGGGTCAACAAGCTGCAGAAGTTCCTGCGGTCAGATGAGGAGGATAAGGACAGTATCCAGGAGCTGGCTGCTGAGAAGCGCTGTATTGTAGAACACATTCTTTGTACCAGACCACTTCTAACCAATCGGTCAGCTCCAATTCGTGGCTTTTTGATTGTGTCTGACCTTTCCTTGGGCGCCACTATGATCTGCATTACCAGCACCTACGAGTGCATCCTTTTGCCCCTGCTGAGCTCCATTcgccctccctctcctcccctgcTTTGTTCCCATCCAGGTCCAGGCTCTGGAAGCTCCCCTCTGCGTGGGCTGGCTGACGACTCCTTCGAGCAGCACATCCGCAACATCCTGGTACGTAGCTCTACCAATCCTCTCGTACTTAAGGCTGGGGACAAGGACACGTCACCACCACCTCCAGAGTGTCTGCAGCTCCTTAGCAGAGCCACACAGGTCTTCCATGAGGAGTACATTCTCAAGCAGGACATGGCCCGTGAAGAGATGCAGAGAAGGGTAAAACTCCTGACAGGTCAGAAGAAAAAGCAGCTGGAAGAGTTGGCTCTGTGcagggaggagaggatgagTCTGAGAGAGGCAGCAGAGAGGCTGGCTGATAAGTACGAAGATGCAAAGTATCGTCAGGAAACCATCATGAACAGGGTTAAAAAAGTGCTGGGCAGCCTGCAAAGCCAACTACCCATACTGTCAAACAGTGAAAAGGACATGAAGAGGGAGCTGCAGACCATTGGCGATCAGCTGAAACACTTGGACAACCTCATCAGACAGGTGAAGATGAAGATGGAGTACCAGAAGAAACAAGTGGACAAGGATGTGCCTGCAGCCAGGACAACAGTTTCACTCAATGCCCACCAGAAGAAGGTTGTTCAAGATGTCCTCCGTGAACAGGGACAGCAAATTGGTGACATGATGAAACAGATCAAAGACATCAAAAACCATTTCAGTTTCTAA
- the psmd8 gene encoding 26S proteasome non-ATPase regulatory subunit 8 — translation MALKETAGLYETLKAEWNKKNPNLSDVLEIGALWSILKKDIPSFERYMAQLKCYYFDYKDELPEAAYMHQLLGLNLLFLLSQNRVSEFHTELERLSARDIQTNVYIRHPVSLEQYLMEGSYNKVFLAKGNIPAESYTFFIDILLDTIRDEIAGCIEKAYEQIQFSEATRVLFFSSPKKMTEYAKKRGWSLSPDGYYSFTSQQQRTEEVTIPSTELAQQVIEYARQLEMIV, via the exons ATGGCGTTGAAAGAGACTGCGGGGTTGTATGAGACGCTGAAAGCAGAGTGGAACAAGAAAAACCCAAACCTGA gCGATGTCCTTGAAATTGGAGCCCTGTGGAGTATCCTCAAGAAGGACATCCCTTCATTTGAGAGATACATGGCCCAGCTAAAATGTTACTACTTTGATTACAA GGACGAACTACCTGAAGCTGCCTACATGCACCAGTTACTTGGACTGAACCTGCTCTTCCTGCTCTCACAGAACCGTGTGTCTGAGTTTCACACAGAACTTGAGAGACTGAGTGCACGAGATATTCAGACCAACGTATACATCAGACACCCAGTGTCCTTGGAGCAG TACTTAATGGAGGGAAGCTACAACAAGGTGTTTCTTGCCAAAGGCAACATCCCTGCTGAGAGCTACACcttttttattgatattctgCTTGACACAATTCG TGATGAGATCGCAGGTTGCATAGAGAAAGCATATGAGCAGATCCAGTTCAGTGAAGCCACCCGTGTGCTTTTCTTCAGTTCCCCCAAAAAGATGACAGAGTATGCCAAGAag agggGATGGAGTCTGAGCCCAGATGGCTATTACTCTTTCACCAGTCAACAGCAGCGGACAGAAGAGGTGACCATCCCCTCCACAGAGCTGGCACAACAGGTCATCGAATATGCACGACAGCTGGAAATGATTGTGTAA
- the LOC123986627 gene encoding uncharacterized protein LOC123986627 isoform X2, with protein MKHKDQHPFNNDIKNGNAKEAATKEAATNEATDFNHGEVNASTGNLSNTADTCPGQGPTQLITCQMEPSNGNEAMLTRMLQAPAVDAPQNRKQIIHKTVSSSQDAEPVKHIPNLASAVRVTEQHTSPAQPKDKKTCTPKPMLQRATPAKPSTGPYCGGKVTAGKFDALRSDILQQFQDVPEKVSQQQSRHSAPVQQQKKTTAPVQQQENKKVMYGHTQPEESRNLNQSQQRLAVKETTEVPLQTVRTVALCDPSMRATADSVQEVNRALCSTTSRRVECSFGSKKQQEMNPQLIASEMQAPLHTYRAVVKDVTTENLHNKSQSQKLNCVNEASNDFTCHATNKANSIAERSTTIPGTAEMPVAELTEPPDHAAQMLNQSIAHIKNEENVQCLNQNSVTDIVTVDYQYCLRVKSEITRANTTKMRLRLKLAKKLKAQTREDHKSSQQTADDTVTTVQESSQQQGYATMGKTKIKKRNEPQQIPQPNKADSNTNGNTSSHTQKVNVKALAPATPKAPLVERKPTTAPNNAATHNPSVKLRLQRELKVSLPSDTAVKPKKQCTFKALNQNQPYNTRNDPMKANRNGQVKNEILEQGITPAVPPVHKVHTEGRWYPFTVNRVCPHKVDCLHNPGTDFPQNIRK; from the exons ATGAAACACAAAGATCAGCATCCATTCAACAATGACATAAAAAACGGGAATGCAAAAGAAGCAGCAACAAAAGAAGCAGCAACCAACGAGGCAACTGACTTTAACCATGGTGAAGTAAATGCTTCAACTGGAAACCTCTCAAACACTGCCGACACTTGTCCAGGACAAGGCCCTACTCAACTTATTACTTGTCAAATGGAACCCAGTAATGGTAATGAAGCAATGCTCACAAGGATGCTTCAAGCTCCTGCAGTTGATGCCcctcaaaacagaaaacaaataattCACAAGACTGTAAGCAGTTCACAGGATGCTGAGCCAGTAAAGCATATCCCAAATCTGGCCTCAGCTGTGAGAGTGACTGAACAACACACATCTCCTGCACAACCTAAGGACAAAAAGACCTGTACTCCAAAACCAATGCTCCAACGGGCTACACCTGCAAAACCAAGCACTGGACCATACTGTGGTGGGAAAGTAACTGCAGGAAAATTTGATGCTCTGAGGTCAGACATCTTACAGCAATTTCAGGATGTACCTGAAAAAGTAAGCCAGCAGCAGTCAAGAC ATTCAGCACCAgtgcagcaacagaaaaaaactacaGCACCAGTACAgcaacaggaaaacaaaaaggTGATGTATGGTCATACTCAACCTGAGGAATCTAGAAATTTAAACCAGTCACAGCAGAGGCTTGCAGTAAAGGAAACCACAGAGGTACCACTACAGACAGTAAGGACTGTTGCACTGTGTGACCCGAGTATGAGGGCTACTGCAGACTCAGTCCAAGAAGTAAACCGGGCACTCTGCAGCACTACCTCACGTCGGGTAGAATGCAG TTTTGGAAGTAAAAAGCAACAAGAGATGAACCCTCAACTTATTGCCTCTGAAATGCAAGCACCTCTGCATACCTACAGAGCGGTGGTCAAAGATGTAACTACAGAAAACCTACACAACAAATCACAGAGTCAAAAATTAAATTGTGTGAACGAAGCAAGCAATGACTTTACCTGCCATGCAACAAACAAGGCGAACAGCATTGCAGAGCGAAGCACAACAATACCAGGCACTGCTGAAATGCCTGTCGCCGAGCTTACAGAGCCACCAGACCATGCAGCACAAATGTTAAATCAGTCAATAGCTCACATCAAGAATGAGGAAAATGTACAATgcctgaaccaaaacagtgtcACCGACATCGTAACAGTGGACTATCAATATTGTTTGAGGGTCAAATCAGAAATAACCCGTGCTAACACTACAAAAATGAGACTAAGACTGAAACTAGCAAAGAAATTAAAGGCTCAGACAAGAGAGGACCATAAGAGCTCCCAGCAAACAGCCGATGACACTGTCACCACTGTGCAAGAGAGTTCACAGCAGCAAGGTTACGCTACCATGGGAAAAACCAAAATCAAGAAACGCAATGAGCCACAACAAATACCTCAACCCAACAAAGCTGACAGTAACACCAATGGGAACACTTCATCTCACACGCAAAAAGTCAATGTAAAAGCACTAGCACCTGCCACACCAAAGGCCCCACTTGTTGAAAGGAAGCCTACAACTGCCCCAAACAATGCTGCAACTCATAATCCAAGTGTCAAGTTGAGGCTCCAGCGTGAACTTAAGGTTTCCCTACCTTCAGATACTGCTGTTAAACCTAAGAAACAATGCACATTCAAAGCATTAAATCAAAACCAACCTTATAATACAAGAAATGACCCTATGAAAGCAAACAGGAATGGTCAGgttaaaaatgaaatactgGAGCAAGGCATCACACCTGCAGTGCCTCCTGTACACAAAGTCCACACTGAGGGCCGATGGTACCCGTTTACAGTGAATCGGGTCTGTCCCCATAAGGTTGACTGCCTGCATAACCCAGGGACAGATTTTCCACAAAACATCCGAAAGTG A
- the ehd2b gene encoding EH domain-containing protein 2b isoform X2, whose protein sequence is MSRWGRKNVKKAPEVIRTVTEGLKSLYRKKLLPLEQYYGFHDFHSPSLEDADFDNKPMVLVVGQYSTGKTTFIKYLLEQDIPGSRVGPEPTTDCFTAIMHGEVEGVIPGNALIVDPNKPFRKLNPFGNTFLNRFQCAQMPNQVLESISIIDTPGILSGAKQRVSRGYDFPAVLRWFAERVDRIILLFDAHKLEISDEFSEAIGALKGNEDKLRVVLNKADMVGTQQLMRVYGALMWSLGKVFGTPEVLRVYIGSFWSEPLMVTDNRKLFELEEEDLFADIQNLPRNAALRKLNDLVKRARLVRVHAHIISYLKQEMPSVFRKDNKKKNLIYQLPVIFSKIQLQQNISAGDFPDCAKMQEQLMVHDFTKFKTVKPNLMAALDELLSADIAKLMPLLRQEELEAGEQLGVQGGAFIGNRAGPFNEGDPFAEENGEGCEEEDDWVVTKDKPKYDEIFYNLAPNEGKLSGIKAKDWMVSSRLPNSVLGRIWKLSDVDHDGMLDDEEFALASHLIEVKLEGHGLPPELPTRLIPPSKRRQKGSDA, encoded by the exons ATGTCACGCTGGGGGCGAAAAAATGTGAAGAAGGCGCCTGAGGTGATCCGCACTGTGACAGAAGGGCTCAAGTCTTTGTATCGTAAGAAGCTGCTGCCTCTGGAGCAGTACTATGGTTTCCATGACTTCCACTCTCCCAGTCTGGAGGACGCAGACTTTGACAACAAGCCTATGGTGCTGGTGGTGGGACAGTACTCTACTGGAAAAACAACATTCATCAA GTATCTACTGGAGCAGGATATTCCTGGAAGCAGGGTGGGACCTGAACCCACCACTGACTGCTTCACAGCCATCATGCATGGGGAGGTGGAGGGAGTCATCCCTGGGAACGCCCTTATTGTAGACCCCAACAAGCCTTTCCGCAAACTCAACCCTTTTGGAAACACCTTCCTCAACAG GTTTCAGTGTGCCCAGATGCCCAACCAGGTCCTGGAGAGCATCAGCATTATTGACACACCGGGGATCCTGTCTGGTGCTAAGCAGAGAGTGAGCCGAG GCTATGACTTCCCAGCTGTGCTGCGCTGGTTTGCAGAGCGCGTGGACCGCATCATACTGCTGTTTGATGCCCATAAACTGGAGATATCAGACGAGTTCTCCGAGGCCATCGGTGCCCTGAAAGGTAATGAGGACAAGCTACGTGTGGTGCTCAACAAGGCAGATATGGTGGGCACCCAGCAGCTGATGCGGGTGTACGGTGCACTCATGTGGTCCCTGGGAAAGGTGTTTGGCACCCCTGAGGTTCTGCGCGTCTACATCGGCTCCTTCTGGTCAGAGCCGCTGATGGTTACAGACAACCGTAAGCTGTTTGAGTTGGAGGAGGAAGATCTGTTCGCTGACATCCAGAACCTTCCTCGCAATGCAGCTTTACGCAAGCTGAATGACCTGGTCAAGAGGGCACGTCTAGTTAGG GTCCATGCCCACATCATCAGCTATCTGAAGCAGGAGATGCCTTCTGTCTTCAGAAAGGACAATAAAAAGAAGAATCTGATCTACCAGTTGCCAGTTATTTTCTCCAAGATCCAGCTGCAGCAAAACATTTCTGCTGGAGACTTCCCAGATTGTGCCAAGATGCAG GAGCAACTGATGGTTCATGATTTCACAAAGTTCAAAACCGTGAAGCCTAATCTAATGGCAGCCTTGGATGAGTTGCTCTCCGCCGACATTGCAAAACTCATGCCTCTCCTGCggcaggaggagctggaagcAGGTGAGCAACTAGGGGTGCAGGGTGGAGCCTTCATTGGGAACCGAGCCGGACCCTTCAATGAGGGCGACCCCTTTGCAGAGGAGAACGGAGAGGGATGTGAAGAGGAGGATGATTGGGTCGTGACCAAAGACAAGCCCAAATATGATGAAATCTTCTATAACCTCGCTCCCAATGAGGGGAAACTGAGTGGCATCAAGGCTAAGGACTGGATGGTGAGCTCCCGCCTGCCCAACTCGGTGCTGGGTCGCATCTGGAAGCTGTCGGATGTGGACCACGATGGCATGCTGGATGATGAAGAATTTGCTCTGGCCAGCCACCTGATTGAGGTTAAGCTGGAGGGCCATGGTCTACCCCCTGAGCTTCCTACACGTCTGATCCCGCCCTCCAAACGCAGGCAGAAGGGTTCTGATGCATAG
- the ehd2b gene encoding EH domain-containing protein 2b isoform X1 yields MSRWGRKNVKKAPEVIRTVTEGLKSLYRKKLLPLEQYYGFHDFHSPSLEDADFDNKPMVLVVGQYSTGKTTFIKYLLEQDIPGSRVGPEPTTDCFTAIMHGEVEGVIPGNALIVDPNKPFRKLNPFGNTFLNRFQCAQMPNQVLESISIIDTPGILSGAKQRVSRGERGGKGGKGYDFPAVLRWFAERVDRIILLFDAHKLEISDEFSEAIGALKGNEDKLRVVLNKADMVGTQQLMRVYGALMWSLGKVFGTPEVLRVYIGSFWSEPLMVTDNRKLFELEEEDLFADIQNLPRNAALRKLNDLVKRARLVRVHAHIISYLKQEMPSVFRKDNKKKNLIYQLPVIFSKIQLQQNISAGDFPDCAKMQEQLMVHDFTKFKTVKPNLMAALDELLSADIAKLMPLLRQEELEAGEQLGVQGGAFIGNRAGPFNEGDPFAEENGEGCEEEDDWVVTKDKPKYDEIFYNLAPNEGKLSGIKAKDWMVSSRLPNSVLGRIWKLSDVDHDGMLDDEEFALASHLIEVKLEGHGLPPELPTRLIPPSKRRQKGSDA; encoded by the exons ATGTCACGCTGGGGGCGAAAAAATGTGAAGAAGGCGCCTGAGGTGATCCGCACTGTGACAGAAGGGCTCAAGTCTTTGTATCGTAAGAAGCTGCTGCCTCTGGAGCAGTACTATGGTTTCCATGACTTCCACTCTCCCAGTCTGGAGGACGCAGACTTTGACAACAAGCCTATGGTGCTGGTGGTGGGACAGTACTCTACTGGAAAAACAACATTCATCAA GTATCTACTGGAGCAGGATATTCCTGGAAGCAGGGTGGGACCTGAACCCACCACTGACTGCTTCACAGCCATCATGCATGGGGAGGTGGAGGGAGTCATCCCTGGGAACGCCCTTATTGTAGACCCCAACAAGCCTTTCCGCAAACTCAACCCTTTTGGAAACACCTTCCTCAACAG GTTTCAGTGTGCCCAGATGCCCAACCAGGTCCTGGAGAGCATCAGCATTATTGACACACCGGGGATCCTGTCTGGTGCTAAGCAGAGAGTGAGCCGAGGTGAGAGAGGTGGCAAAGGTGGCAAAG GCTATGACTTCCCAGCTGTGCTGCGCTGGTTTGCAGAGCGCGTGGACCGCATCATACTGCTGTTTGATGCCCATAAACTGGAGATATCAGACGAGTTCTCCGAGGCCATCGGTGCCCTGAAAGGTAATGAGGACAAGCTACGTGTGGTGCTCAACAAGGCAGATATGGTGGGCACCCAGCAGCTGATGCGGGTGTACGGTGCACTCATGTGGTCCCTGGGAAAGGTGTTTGGCACCCCTGAGGTTCTGCGCGTCTACATCGGCTCCTTCTGGTCAGAGCCGCTGATGGTTACAGACAACCGTAAGCTGTTTGAGTTGGAGGAGGAAGATCTGTTCGCTGACATCCAGAACCTTCCTCGCAATGCAGCTTTACGCAAGCTGAATGACCTGGTCAAGAGGGCACGTCTAGTTAGG GTCCATGCCCACATCATCAGCTATCTGAAGCAGGAGATGCCTTCTGTCTTCAGAAAGGACAATAAAAAGAAGAATCTGATCTACCAGTTGCCAGTTATTTTCTCCAAGATCCAGCTGCAGCAAAACATTTCTGCTGGAGACTTCCCAGATTGTGCCAAGATGCAG GAGCAACTGATGGTTCATGATTTCACAAAGTTCAAAACCGTGAAGCCTAATCTAATGGCAGCCTTGGATGAGTTGCTCTCCGCCGACATTGCAAAACTCATGCCTCTCCTGCggcaggaggagctggaagcAGGTGAGCAACTAGGGGTGCAGGGTGGAGCCTTCATTGGGAACCGAGCCGGACCCTTCAATGAGGGCGACCCCTTTGCAGAGGAGAACGGAGAGGGATGTGAAGAGGAGGATGATTGGGTCGTGACCAAAGACAAGCCCAAATATGATGAAATCTTCTATAACCTCGCTCCCAATGAGGGGAAACTGAGTGGCATCAAGGCTAAGGACTGGATGGTGAGCTCCCGCCTGCCCAACTCGGTGCTGGGTCGCATCTGGAAGCTGTCGGATGTGGACCACGATGGCATGCTGGATGATGAAGAATTTGCTCTGGCCAGCCACCTGATTGAGGTTAAGCTGGAGGGCCATGGTCTACCCCCTGAGCTTCCTACACGTCTGATCCCGCCCTCCAAACGCAGGCAGAAGGGTTCTGATGCATAG
- the LOC123986627 gene encoding uncharacterized protein LOC123986627 isoform X1: MKHKDQHPFNNDIKNGNAKEAATKEAATNEATDFNHGEVNASTGNLSNTADTCPGQGPTQLITCQMEPSNGNEAMLTRMLQAPAVDAPQNRKQIIHKTVSSSQDAEPVKHIPNLASAVRVTEQHTSPAQPKDKKTCTPKPMLQRATPAKPSTGPYCGGKVTAGKFDALRSDILQQFQDVPEKVSQQQSRHSAPVQQQKKTTAPVQQQENKKVMYGHTQPEESRNLNQSQQRLAVKETTEVPLQTVRTVALCDPSMRATADSVQEVNRALCSTTSRRVECSFGSKKQQEMNPQLIASEMQAPLHTYRAVVKDVTTENLHNKSQSQKLNCVNEASNDFTCHATNKANSIAERSTTIPGTAEMPVAELTEPPDHAAQMLNQSIAHIKNEENVQCLNQNSVTDIVTVDYQYCLRVKSEITRANTTKMRLRLKLAKKLKAQTREDHKSSQQTADDTVTTVQESSQQQGYATMGKTKIKKRNEPQQIPQPNKADSNTNGNTSSHTQKVNVKALAPATPKAPLVERKPTTAPNNAATHNPSVKLRLQRELKVSLPSDTAVKPKKQCTFKALNQNQPYNTRNDPMKANRNGQVKNEILEQGITPAVPPVHKVHTEGRWYPFTVNRVCPHKVDCLHNPGTDFPQNIRK, from the exons ATGAAACACAAAGATCAGCATCCATTCAACAATGACATAAAAAACGGGAATGCAAAAGAAGCAGCAACAAAAGAAGCAGCAACCAACGAGGCAACTGACTTTAACCATGGTGAAGTAAATGCTTCAACTGGAAACCTCTCAAACACTGCCGACACTTGTCCAGGACAAGGCCCTACTCAACTTATTACTTGTCAAATGGAACCCAGTAATGGTAATGAAGCAATGCTCACAAGGATGCTTCAAGCTCCTGCAGTTGATGCCcctcaaaacagaaaacaaataattCACAAGACTGTAAGCAGTTCACAGGATGCTGAGCCAGTAAAGCATATCCCAAATCTGGCCTCAGCTGTGAGAGTGACTGAACAACACACATCTCCTGCACAACCTAAGGACAAAAAGACCTGTACTCCAAAACCAATGCTCCAACGGGCTACACCTGCAAAACCAAGCACTGGACCATACTGTGGTGGGAAAGTAACTGCAGGAAAATTTGATGCTCTGAGGTCAGACATCTTACAGCAATTTCAGGATGTACCTGAAAAAGTAAGCCAGCAGCAGTCAAGACATTCAGCACCAgtgcagcaacagaaaaaaactacaGCACCAGTACAgcaacaggaaaacaaaaaggTGATGTATGGTCATACTCAACCTGAGGAATCTAGAAATTTAAACCAGTCACAGCAGAGGCTTGCAGTAAAGGAAACCACAGAGGTACCACTACAGACAGTAAGGACTGTTGCACTGTGTGACCCGAGTATGAGGGCTACTGCAGACTCAGTCCAAGAAGTAAACCGGGCACTCTGCAGCACTACCTCACGTCGGGTAGAATGCAG TTTTGGAAGTAAAAAGCAACAAGAGATGAACCCTCAACTTATTGCCTCTGAAATGCAAGCACCTCTGCATACCTACAGAGCGGTGGTCAAAGATGTAACTACAGAAAACCTACACAACAAATCACAGAGTCAAAAATTAAATTGTGTGAACGAAGCAAGCAATGACTTTACCTGCCATGCAACAAACAAGGCGAACAGCATTGCAGAGCGAAGCACAACAATACCAGGCACTGCTGAAATGCCTGTCGCCGAGCTTACAGAGCCACCAGACCATGCAGCACAAATGTTAAATCAGTCAATAGCTCACATCAAGAATGAGGAAAATGTACAATgcctgaaccaaaacagtgtcACCGACATCGTAACAGTGGACTATCAATATTGTTTGAGGGTCAAATCAGAAATAACCCGTGCTAACACTACAAAAATGAGACTAAGACTGAAACTAGCAAAGAAATTAAAGGCTCAGACAAGAGAGGACCATAAGAGCTCCCAGCAAACAGCCGATGACACTGTCACCACTGTGCAAGAGAGTTCACAGCAGCAAGGTTACGCTACCATGGGAAAAACCAAAATCAAGAAACGCAATGAGCCACAACAAATACCTCAACCCAACAAAGCTGACAGTAACACCAATGGGAACACTTCATCTCACACGCAAAAAGTCAATGTAAAAGCACTAGCACCTGCCACACCAAAGGCCCCACTTGTTGAAAGGAAGCCTACAACTGCCCCAAACAATGCTGCAACTCATAATCCAAGTGTCAAGTTGAGGCTCCAGCGTGAACTTAAGGTTTCCCTACCTTCAGATACTGCTGTTAAACCTAAGAAACAATGCACATTCAAAGCATTAAATCAAAACCAACCTTATAATACAAGAAATGACCCTATGAAAGCAAACAGGAATGGTCAGgttaaaaatgaaatactgGAGCAAGGCATCACACCTGCAGTGCCTCCTGTACACAAAGTCCACACTGAGGGCCGATGGTACCCGTTTACAGTGAATCGGGTCTGTCCCCATAAGGTTGACTGCCTGCATAACCCAGGGACAGATTTTCCACAAAACATCCGAAAGTG A